Proteins from a single region of Streptomyces sp. Tu 3180:
- a CDS encoding segregation/condensation protein A yields the protein MTSNHPSAPGGRPNRRRPLGRGPGAAPPTTPPDEPVAASQDGTAASAEPGPTAGPPPVPPAEEAAAEAPARIPAPAGPVRRPAQDAPAPEPLPPGTQPPPPGTEPPAGAADAGTVAEAPGAGTAGRAVAADGASVSSAPVSSAAVREPGVEGAGAADPEAGAADGGEGDGGDEGDGRFTVRLANFEGPFDLLLQLIAKHKLDVTEVALSRVTDEFMAYIRALGADWDLDETTEFLVVAATLLDLKAARLLPAAEVEDEADLALLEARDLLFARLLQYRAYKRIAEIFGGRLDAEARRHPRTVGLEQHHAELLPEVVIRIGPEGFAKLAVKAMQPRPRPQVYVDHIHAPLVSVQEQAGIVVARLKELGEADFRALVEDTDDTLTVVARFLALLELYREKAVALEQETALGELTVRWTGGDGDAAPTVTDEFDRPPEQPGEERKA from the coding sequence ATGACCTCGAACCACCCTTCCGCCCCCGGCGGCCGGCCGAACCGCCGGCGCCCGCTGGGGCGGGGCCCGGGAGCGGCGCCGCCGACGACTCCGCCGGACGAGCCGGTGGCCGCGTCGCAGGACGGGACCGCCGCGTCCGCGGAGCCGGGCCCGACGGCCGGCCCGCCGCCCGTGCCGCCCGCGGAGGAAGCGGCCGCCGAGGCCCCCGCGCGGATCCCCGCACCGGCCGGGCCGGTGCGGCGCCCGGCGCAGGACGCTCCCGCGCCGGAGCCCCTGCCTCCCGGGACGCAGCCCCCGCCTCCCGGCACCGAGCCCCCGGCCGGCGCGGCGGATGCCGGCACGGTGGCGGAGGCGCCCGGGGCCGGCACGGCCGGCCGGGCGGTGGCCGCTGACGGTGCCTCCGTGTCCAGTGCCCCGGTGTCCAGTGCCGCCGTGCGGGAGCCGGGCGTCGAGGGCGCGGGCGCGGCGGACCCGGAGGCGGGCGCCGCCGACGGTGGCGAGGGCGACGGCGGCGACGAGGGCGACGGCCGGTTCACGGTGCGGCTGGCGAACTTCGAAGGGCCCTTCGACCTGCTGCTCCAGCTGATCGCGAAGCACAAGCTGGACGTCACCGAGGTCGCCCTGTCCAGGGTGACCGACGAGTTCATGGCGTACATCCGGGCGCTGGGGGCGGACTGGGACCTGGACGAGACGACCGAGTTCCTGGTCGTGGCGGCCACCCTGCTCGATCTCAAGGCGGCGCGGCTGCTGCCCGCCGCCGAGGTGGAGGACGAGGCCGACCTCGCCCTGCTGGAGGCCCGGGACCTGCTGTTCGCCCGCCTGCTGCAGTACCGCGCGTACAAGCGGATCGCGGAGATCTTCGGCGGCCGCCTCGACGCGGAGGCCCGCCGTCACCCCCGCACGGTCGGGCTCGAGCAGCACCACGCCGAGCTGCTGCCCGAGGTCGTCATCCGCATCGGCCCCGAGGGGTTCGCGAAACTCGCCGTGAAGGCGATGCAGCCCAGGCCCAGGCCGCAGGTGTACGTCGACCACATCCACGCGCCGCTGGTCAGCGTGCAGGAGCAGGCCGGGATCGTCGTCGCCCGGCTGAAGGAGCTCGGCGAGGCCGACTTCCGCGCGCTCGTCGAGGACACCGACGACACGCTGACCGTCGTCGCCCGGTTCCTCGCGCTGCTCGAGCTGTACCGCGAGAAGGCCGTCGCCCTCGAGCAGGAGACCGCGCTCGGCGAGCTGACCGTGCGCTGGACCGGCGGCGACGGGGACGCCGCCCCCACGGTCACCGACGAGTTCGACCGGCCGCCGGAGCAGCCGGGGGAGGAGAGGAAGGCATGA
- a CDS encoding ParA family protein, producing MNESTFTPGGGQPGTPARGQGPAGFAPVGSVAVRTFAAHQSHQASGVTHPAHRSMDGHHVNAMAGDGSGAPHNHFADYDELPEGHFYDPDAEYEPDPEYAATLAPDAARQRRERIGPTGRPLPYFPIPGPLTDHGPAKIIAMCNQKGGVGKTTSTINLGAALAEYGRRVLLVDFDPQGALSVGLGVNPMELDLTVYNLLMERGMAADEVLLKTAVPNMDLLPSNIDLSAAEVQLVSEVARESTLQRALKPLMDDYDFIVIDCQPSLGLLTVNALTAAHKVIVPLECEFFALRGVALLTETIEKVQERLNPDLELDGILATMYDSRTVHSREVLARVVEAFDDHVYHTVIGRTVRFPETTVAGEPITTYASNSVGAAAYRQLAREVLARCHAE from the coding sequence GTGAATGAGTCGACATTTACTCCCGGGGGTGGTCAACCAGGAACGCCTGCACGGGGCCAGGGACCCGCTGGGTTCGCTCCTGTCGGCTCCGTCGCTGTGCGCACCTTCGCAGCCCATCAGAGTCACCAGGCTTCAGGGGTGACTCACCCAGCACACCGAAGCATGGATGGCCATCACGTGAACGCCATGGCCGGCGACGGAAGTGGCGCGCCCCACAACCATTTCGCCGACTACGACGAACTGCCCGAGGGGCATTTCTACGACCCCGACGCCGAGTACGAGCCCGACCCCGAGTACGCGGCCACGCTCGCGCCCGACGCGGCGCGTCAGCGCCGTGAGCGCATCGGCCCGACCGGGCGCCCGCTGCCGTACTTCCCGATCCCGGGCCCGCTGACCGACCACGGCCCCGCGAAGATCATCGCGATGTGCAACCAGAAGGGCGGCGTGGGCAAGACGACGTCGACCATCAACCTGGGTGCCGCGCTCGCGGAGTACGGGCGCCGGGTGCTGCTCGTGGACTTCGACCCGCAGGGCGCGCTGTCGGTCGGCCTCGGCGTCAACCCGATGGAGCTCGACCTCACCGTCTACAACCTGCTCATGGAGCGGGGGATGGCGGCCGACGAGGTGCTGCTGAAGACGGCGGTGCCCAACATGGACCTGCTGCCCAGCAACATCGACCTGTCGGCGGCCGAGGTCCAGCTGGTGAGCGAGGTCGCGCGCGAGTCCACGCTCCAGCGCGCGCTGAAGCCGCTCATGGACGACTACGACTTCATCGTGATCGACTGCCAGCCCTCGCTCGGCCTGCTCACGGTCAACGCGCTGACCGCCGCGCACAAGGTGATCGTGCCGCTGGAGTGCGAGTTCTTCGCGCTGCGCGGTGTGGCCCTGCTGACCGAGACCATCGAGAAGGTCCAGGAGCGGCTCAACCCCGACCTGGAGCTCGACGGCATCCTCGCCACGATGTACGACTCGCGCACGGTGCACAGCCGAGAGGTGCTCGCGCGCGTGGTCGAGGCGTTCGACGACCACGTCTACCACACGGTCATCGGGCGCACGGTCCGCTTCCCGGAGACCACGGTCGCCGGTGAGCCGATCACCACGTACGCCTCCAACTCCGTCGGTGCCGCCGCCTACCGCCAGCTCGCCAGGGAGGTGCTCGCCCGGTGTCACGCCGAGTGA
- the ald gene encoding alanine dehydrogenase has product MIDVKVGIPREVKNNEFRVAITPAGVHELVRNGHQVVIERGAGVGSSIPDEEYVAAGGEILDTADEVWAAADLLLKVKEPVAEEYHRLRKDQTLFTYLHLAASKECTDALLESGTTAIAYETVELPSRALPLLAPMSEVAGRLAPQVGAYHLMRASGGRGVLPGGVPGVLAGKAVVIGGGVSGWNAAQIAIGMGFHVTLLDKDINKLREADKIFGTKIQTVVSNAFELEKACLEADLVIGAVLIPGAKAPKLVTNELVSRMKAGSVLVDIAIDQGGCFEDSHPTTHAEPTFKVHDSVFYCVANMPGAVPNTSTYALTNATLPYIVELANRGWVEALRRDPALAKGLNTHDGKVVYKEVAEAHGLEHVELASLLG; this is encoded by the coding sequence GTGATCGACGTGAAGGTCGGCATCCCCCGCGAGGTCAAGAACAACGAGTTCCGGGTGGCCATCACCCCCGCCGGCGTGCACGAGCTGGTGCGCAACGGCCACCAGGTCGTCATCGAGCGCGGCGCCGGTGTCGGCTCCTCGATCCCGGACGAGGAGTACGTCGCCGCGGGCGGGGAGATCCTGGACACCGCCGACGAGGTGTGGGCCGCCGCCGACCTGCTGCTGAAGGTCAAGGAGCCCGTCGCGGAGGAGTACCACCGCCTGCGCAAGGACCAGACCCTCTTCACCTACCTGCACCTGGCCGCCTCCAAGGAGTGCACGGACGCCCTCCTGGAGTCCGGCACCACCGCGATCGCCTACGAGACCGTCGAGCTACCGAGCCGCGCGCTGCCGCTGCTCGCGCCCATGTCCGAGGTCGCGGGCCGGCTCGCCCCGCAGGTCGGTGCCTACCACCTGATGCGCGCCAGCGGCGGCCGCGGTGTGCTGCCCGGTGGTGTCCCCGGCGTGCTGGCCGGCAAGGCCGTCGTCATCGGCGGCGGCGTCTCCGGCTGGAACGCCGCGCAGATCGCCATCGGCATGGGCTTCCACGTGACCCTGCTCGACAAGGACATCAACAAGCTCCGCGAGGCGGACAAGATCTTCGGCACGAAGATCCAGACCGTCGTCTCCAACGCCTTCGAGCTGGAGAAGGCCTGCCTGGAGGCCGACCTGGTGATCGGCGCGGTCCTGATCCCCGGCGCCAAGGCCCCGAAGCTGGTCACCAACGAGCTGGTCTCGCGGATGAAGGCCGGAAGTGTCCTTGTCGACATCGCGATCGACCAGGGCGGCTGCTTCGAGGACTCCCACCCCACCACGCACGCCGAGCCGACCTTCAAGGTCCACGACTCGGTCTTCTACTGCGTGGCCAACATGCCGGGCGCGGTGCCCAACACCTCGACCTACGCGCTCACCAACGCCACGCTGCCGTACATCGTCGAGCTCGCCAACCGCGGCTGGGTGGAGGCGCTGCGCCGCGACCCCGCGCTCGCCAAGGGCCTCAACACGCATGACGGCAAGGTCGTTTACAAGGAGGTCGCCGAGGCGCACGGCCTCGAGCACGTGGAGCTCGCCTCCCTGCTCGGCTGA